A single genomic interval of Alteromonas sp. CI.11.F.A3 harbors:
- a CDS encoding ParA family protein codes for MKVWTVANQKGGVGKTTTTVTLGGLLAQRGKRVLMVDTDPHASLSYYFGIDAELLSQSVYDIFIKSSDITADMVMDCLCPTKLDNLYVLPATMALATLDRTMGSEQGMGLVLKKALAKVEHEFDVVIIDCPPVLGVLMVNALAACNKVIVPTQTEYLALKGLDRMIRTMEIMGRSLQKSFDTVIIPTMFDKRTNAALESRKRLMSDYGERVWQGVIPVDTHFRDASLVQLPISAAYPKTRGVTAYSKLLEVLEK; via the coding sequence ATGAAGGTGTGGACAGTTGCAAACCAGAAAGGCGGAGTTGGTAAAACAACAACGACAGTAACCTTAGGTGGTTTGTTAGCTCAGCGCGGGAAGCGGGTATTGATGGTTGATACCGACCCCCACGCCTCACTTAGTTACTATTTCGGCATAGACGCAGAGTTACTCAGTCAATCTGTCTACGACATTTTTATTAAGTCTTCTGATATCACTGCCGATATGGTCATGGACTGTTTGTGTCCAACTAAGCTAGATAATTTGTACGTTTTGCCCGCTACCATGGCGTTAGCCACATTAGACAGAACGATGGGTAGTGAGCAAGGAATGGGCTTAGTGCTAAAAAAAGCGCTGGCCAAAGTAGAGCATGAATTTGATGTTGTCATTATTGATTGTCCGCCAGTACTTGGTGTACTTATGGTCAACGCATTGGCAGCATGTAATAAAGTGATAGTGCCGACACAAACAGAGTATTTGGCACTGAAAGGCTTAGACAGAATGATACGCACCATGGAAATAATGGGGCGCTCTCTTCAAAAGTCTTTTGACACTGTGATTATTCCTACTATGTTCGACAAACGCACGAACGCGGCACTTGAATCAAGAAAGCGTTTAATGAGCGATTATGGAGAGCGGGTTTGGCAAGGTGTAATTCCCGTAGATACGCATTTTAGAGATGCGAGTTTAGTACAGTTGCCAATTTCCGCAGCATACCCGAAAACCCGAGGGGTAACGGCTTATAGCAAGTTACTTGAGGTTTTGGAGAAGTAA
- a CDS encoding chemotaxis protein CheW codes for MSNQGPFAREDVVEAYLDSLLKEPDDPADVTARTAKLLEQAVQTLAEEATIDEAPATEQIVVEEAIIEAVSSSTGKDVEETTQYEKSDYNEIDNETAESVEASSEEGQSVEKGLLVDSLENNFQALFFEVAGLTLAVPLTTLGGIHQIEKIGPLFGKPDWFMGVMIHREEKLSVVDSARWVMPEKYDESLAESLNYRYLIMLGDSSWGLASEKLVNTVTLAKADVKWRESTGKRPWLAGMVKEKMCALIDVNELISMLNKGLGSNDQTPSIGSQVHERRKNEQ; via the coding sequence ATGAGCAATCAAGGACCTTTTGCACGGGAAGACGTTGTAGAGGCTTATCTCGATAGCCTATTAAAAGAGCCAGATGATCCGGCAGACGTCACTGCGCGAACGGCAAAATTGCTTGAGCAGGCAGTACAAACGTTAGCCGAAGAAGCCACAATTGATGAAGCACCTGCCACTGAACAAATCGTGGTTGAAGAAGCCATCATTGAAGCGGTGTCATCTAGCACAGGCAAAGATGTCGAAGAAACTACGCAATACGAAAAAAGCGACTACAATGAAATAGATAATGAGACTGCTGAGTCAGTCGAGGCCTCTTCAGAAGAGGGGCAATCAGTTGAAAAAGGATTGTTGGTCGACAGCCTCGAAAATAATTTTCAGGCATTATTTTTTGAAGTGGCAGGGTTAACATTAGCGGTGCCATTAACCACCCTAGGTGGTATTCATCAGATTGAAAAGATAGGCCCTTTATTTGGTAAACCAGATTGGTTTATGGGGGTAATGATACATCGCGAAGAGAAGCTTAGCGTTGTAGATTCTGCAAGGTGGGTCATGCCAGAAAAGTATGATGAGAGTCTCGCAGAGTCATTGAACTACCGATATCTTATTATGTTAGGGGATAGTTCGTGGGGATTGGCCAGTGAGAAACTGGTTAACACGGTCACCTTGGCAAAAGCTGACGTCAAATGGCGTGAGTCTACCGGTAAGCGTCCCTGGTTAGCGGGGATGGTTAAAGAGAAAATGTGCGCGTTAATTGACGTTAACGAATTAATATCTATGCTTAACAAAGGCTTAGGCAGTAACGACCAGACGCCGAGTATTGGGAGCCAGGTTCATGAGCGACGAAAGAACGAACAGTAA
- a CDS encoding chemotaxis response regulator protein-glutamate methylesterase: protein MVFKVLVVDDSTFYRRRVREILDEDRELEVIGEARNGQDALDKIDTLLPDVVTMDVEMPVMDGISAVKAIMEKRPVPILMFSSLTHHGAQATLDALEAGALDFLPKKFEDIAQDRKDAARLLCTKVRLIARRGVGIKRPVLKRIESRKFPDNAPKPAFFKSSNLLTGRKDATRQPTVSSIKASGKRYKCLAIGASTGGPVALQKILVALPTDFPYPIVLVQHMPGTFTNAFAQRLNSHCNIAVKEAEHGDILKPGCAYLAPGGKQMLIEGAGSHKKVVITDANPSDKINYKPSVDLTFGSLAKAYGGDLLGIILTGMGADGREGCRLMKDNGATIWAQDQDSCVVYGMPQAVAVANISVNSIDIDDMSSCILTEMK from the coding sequence ATGGTCTTTAAAGTCCTGGTCGTGGACGATTCTACTTTTTATCGTCGTCGAGTTCGTGAAATTCTCGACGAAGATAGAGAACTTGAAGTTATTGGCGAAGCTCGTAACGGGCAAGATGCACTAGATAAAATAGATACACTGCTACCCGATGTAGTCACAATGGATGTGGAAATGCCGGTAATGGATGGCATTTCAGCGGTAAAGGCCATTATGGAAAAGCGGCCTGTGCCTATTTTGATGTTTTCGTCTCTTACGCACCATGGTGCACAAGCGACACTAGATGCGTTAGAAGCCGGTGCATTAGATTTTTTGCCAAAGAAATTCGAAGATATCGCCCAAGACCGTAAAGATGCAGCACGACTGCTCTGTACAAAAGTAAGATTAATTGCACGGCGTGGTGTTGGTATCAAACGCCCTGTATTAAAGCGAATTGAAAGTAGGAAGTTTCCTGATAACGCGCCGAAACCAGCGTTTTTCAAGAGCTCTAATCTACTGACCGGAAGGAAAGATGCCACGAGGCAGCCTACCGTTTCCTCGATTAAGGCTTCTGGTAAAAGGTATAAGTGTTTAGCAATTGGTGCCTCTACGGGTGGCCCCGTGGCATTGCAGAAGATATTGGTAGCACTGCCGACAGATTTTCCTTATCCAATTGTGTTGGTGCAACATATGCCTGGCACTTTTACTAACGCGTTTGCACAGCGACTAAATTCTCATTGCAATATTGCGGTGAAAGAAGCTGAACATGGAGACATATTGAAACCAGGGTGCGCTTATTTAGCCCCCGGTGGCAAACAAATGTTGATAGAGGGTGCAGGCTCTCATAAGAAAGTAGTAATTACCGACGCTAACCCGTCTGATAAAATAAATTATAAGCCGAGTGTTGATTTAACCTTCGGTTCGCTGGCCAAAGCTTATGGTGGCGATTTATTGGGTATTATATTAACTGGTATGGGCGCAGATGGGCGAGAAGGCTGCCGTTTGATGAAAGACAATGGTGCTACCATTTGGGCGCAAGATCAGGATTCATGTGTTGTTTATGGCATGCCTCAAGCGGTAGCTGTTGCAAACATATCGGTTAACAGTATTGATATAGATGACATGAGCAGCTGTATCTTAACCGAAATGAAATAG
- a CDS encoding chemotaxis protein CheW produces MSDERTNSNTTDSNDEVLQWVTYRLGEETYGINVMQVQEVLRYTEIAPVPGAPDYVLGIINLRGNVVTVIDTRARFGLPPTEITDNTRIVIIESDEQVVGILVDSVAEVVYLRSSEIDSAPNVGTEESAKFIQGVSNRDGELLILVDLNKLLSDEEWDELSSI; encoded by the coding sequence ATGAGCGACGAAAGAACGAACAGTAATACCACCGATAGTAACGATGAAGTCCTTCAATGGGTGACATACCGCTTAGGTGAAGAAACATACGGTATTAACGTAATGCAAGTGCAAGAAGTATTGCGTTACACTGAAATTGCACCTGTACCCGGCGCACCTGACTACGTATTAGGTATCATTAACCTACGTGGTAATGTTGTTACGGTCATTGATACACGTGCGCGTTTTGGATTACCACCAACAGAAATAACGGATAATACCCGTATTGTGATCATCGAATCTGATGAGCAAGTCGTGGGTATACTTGTTGATAGCGTGGCTGAAGTGGTTTACCTTCGCTCGTCTGAAATTGACAGTGCGCCAAACGTGGGTACTGAAGAAAGTGCTAAGTTTATCCAGGGTGTTAGCAACCGAGACGGTGAGCTTCTTATCCTAGTGGATTTAAACAAACTTTTAAGTGACGAAGAGTGGGATGAACTAAGTTCAATTTAG
- the metA gene encoding homoserine O-succinyltransferase MetA — translation MPIRIPEQLPAQNVLLGENIFTMESNRAANQDIRPLKVGILNLMPNKIETEVQLLRLLSNTPLQIDVDFIRIDSQAPKNTPQSHMDAFYHDFSQVADKKYDGLIVTGAPLALLKYEDVKYWDTMTTILEWAQRHVNSTLYLCWAAHAAMYHFYNFTRTLRKEKFSGVFEHKVNDPHNELLRGFDPVFYAPHSRYGHIDTANYNSVDGLHVVAESEEVGAYIVASEDKRMVFVTGHPEYDADTLKDEYFRDVKAGQTPAIPKNYFTDNDPNKSPIVRWRSHGSLFFTNWLNYYVYQTTPYDLNQLAEKSQPKR, via the coding sequence ATGCCAATTCGTATACCAGAACAACTGCCTGCGCAGAATGTGTTGTTGGGCGAAAATATCTTCACCATGGAGAGCAATAGGGCGGCGAATCAGGATATACGTCCTCTTAAAGTTGGTATCTTAAACTTGATGCCTAATAAAATTGAGACTGAAGTACAGCTGTTGAGGTTACTCTCCAACACGCCACTACAAATTGATGTGGATTTTATTCGCATTGATAGTCAGGCGCCCAAAAATACCCCTCAGTCTCACATGGATGCTTTCTACCACGACTTTTCGCAAGTGGCAGACAAAAAGTACGATGGCCTTATCGTGACTGGCGCACCTCTCGCTTTACTAAAATACGAAGACGTAAAGTACTGGGATACCATGACCACCATTTTGGAATGGGCACAGCGTCACGTTAACTCCACGCTGTATTTATGCTGGGCTGCACATGCTGCCATGTATCACTTTTATAACTTTACTCGCACGCTTCGCAAAGAAAAATTCTCAGGTGTGTTCGAGCACAAAGTAAACGACCCACATAATGAATTATTACGTGGCTTCGACCCTGTATTCTATGCGCCTCATTCTCGTTATGGGCATATCGATACCGCGAATTATAATAGTGTAGATGGACTGCATGTGGTGGCGGAATCTGAAGAAGTAGGCGCCTATATTGTTGCCTCGGAAGACAAACGCATGGTTTTCGTTACAGGGCATCCAGAATATGATGCTGATACCCTTAAAGATGAGTATTTTAGGGACGTCAAAGCTGGGCAAACCCCCGCCATACCAAAAAATTATTTTACGGATAACGACCCGAACAAATCGCCTATCGTTAGATGGCGCTCCCACGGGAGTCTGTTCTTCACAAACTGGTTAAACTACTATGTTTACCAAACAACGCCGTATGACTTAAATCAGTTAGCTGAAAAATCACAGCCAAAGAGGTAA
- a CDS encoding chemotaxis protein CheA — MAFDVDEDILQDFLVEAGEILEQLQEQLVDLENNPEDGDLLNAIFRGYHTVKGGAGFLSLTELVEICHGAENVFDVMRNGQRTLTPELMDTILQATDVVVDMFERVKAQEPLVPADAKLVDLLHKLSTPETPDENIFGDSSDAAEAPAAEVVEEEFALEEAPVPEAPAASSDGGIDEISEDEFEALLDELHGSNAPGKSAPKAEQKAAAPATAGSGDDITDDEFEALLDELHGKGKFKEEESAPVAAPKASAPSGEEITDDEFEALLDQLHGSGQGPTAQGAEPAANTPPVDKKATEAIQKAKAEQSAASTPAKSTPAAKAPAPSPAAKKAPEPAKAAAKKDDKKATPAPPQAETTVRVDTKRLDQIMNMVGELVLVRNRLLSLGINNADESMSKAIANLDVVTGDLQGAVMKTRMQPIKKVFGRFPRVVRDLARSLKKEITLELEGEETDLDKNLVEALADPLVHLVRNSVDHGIEMPDDRAATGKSRMGTVRLAASQEGDHILLTIEDDGKGMDAEKLKEIAISRGVLDADAAARMSDVEAFNLIFAPGFSTKTEISDISGRGVGMDVVKTKINQLNGTISIDSHLGKGTRLDIKVPLTLAILPTLMIVVGKQTFALPLGAVNEIINMDIKKTNTVDGQLTMIVRSKAIPLFFLGEWLIRGPKNIIKEKGHVVVVQIGTQQVGFVVDALIGQEEVVIKPLDALLQGTPGMAGATITSDGGIALILDVPSLLKRYARKPLK; from the coding sequence ATGGCGTTTGATGTTGACGAGGATATATTACAGGACTTTCTAGTTGAAGCTGGGGAGATCCTTGAACAATTACAAGAACAGCTCGTTGATCTGGAAAATAATCCTGAAGATGGAGATTTACTTAATGCTATCTTCCGGGGTTACCATACCGTAAAAGGTGGCGCCGGCTTTTTGTCGCTTACTGAATTAGTTGAAATTTGCCACGGTGCAGAAAACGTTTTCGATGTAATGCGAAACGGACAACGTACTCTAACGCCTGAATTGATGGACACCATTCTTCAGGCCACCGATGTAGTAGTAGATATGTTTGAGCGTGTTAAAGCGCAAGAGCCGCTAGTACCTGCAGACGCAAAGTTAGTTGATTTGCTGCATAAGTTAAGCACCCCAGAAACCCCAGACGAAAATATCTTTGGTGACAGTAGTGATGCGGCTGAAGCCCCCGCTGCCGAAGTTGTCGAGGAAGAATTTGCGTTGGAAGAAGCGCCCGTACCTGAAGCGCCTGCTGCCAGCAGCGATGGCGGCATCGATGAAATTTCTGAAGATGAATTTGAAGCTTTACTTGATGAACTTCATGGTTCAAACGCCCCAGGTAAATCTGCGCCTAAAGCAGAACAAAAAGCGGCTGCACCCGCTACCGCTGGTTCAGGTGATGATATTACCGACGACGAATTTGAAGCGCTGTTAGACGAATTGCATGGCAAAGGTAAATTCAAAGAAGAAGAATCCGCGCCTGTAGCTGCGCCAAAAGCGTCAGCGCCTAGCGGTGAAGAAATTACCGACGATGAGTTTGAAGCACTACTTGACCAGTTACATGGTTCAGGCCAAGGGCCTACAGCGCAAGGCGCTGAACCAGCAGCAAATACTCCGCCTGTAGATAAAAAGGCGACAGAAGCAATTCAGAAGGCTAAAGCAGAGCAATCTGCCGCTAGTACGCCAGCTAAATCAACGCCTGCCGCAAAAGCGCCAGCGCCTAGTCCAGCAGCTAAAAAGGCGCCAGAGCCTGCTAAAGCCGCGGCTAAGAAAGACGACAAAAAAGCAACCCCAGCACCTCCTCAAGCAGAAACCACAGTACGTGTTGATACCAAGCGCCTAGACCAAATTATGAATATGGTCGGTGAGTTAGTATTAGTACGAAATCGTTTGCTGAGTTTAGGAATAAACAATGCAGACGAAAGTATGTCTAAGGCAATTGCTAACCTTGATGTGGTAACGGGCGATTTGCAGGGTGCGGTTATGAAAACCCGCATGCAGCCAATTAAGAAAGTGTTTGGCCGCTTCCCTCGCGTTGTTCGAGACTTAGCACGTAGTTTGAAAAAAGAAATCACCTTAGAGTTGGAAGGTGAAGAGACAGATTTAGATAAAAACCTGGTAGAAGCATTGGCCGATCCGTTGGTTCACTTAGTGAGAAACTCAGTGGATCATGGTATTGAAATGCCAGATGACCGTGCTGCTACAGGTAAATCCCGAATGGGGACCGTGAGATTAGCGGCTTCTCAAGAAGGTGATCATATCCTACTTACCATTGAAGATGACGGTAAGGGCATGGATGCGGAAAAACTGAAAGAGATTGCGATAAGTCGAGGTGTTTTAGACGCCGATGCGGCTGCGCGTATGTCTGATGTTGAAGCGTTTAATCTTATTTTTGCACCAGGTTTCTCTACGAAAACTGAGATAAGTGATATCTCGGGCCGTGGTGTAGGCATGGATGTGGTTAAAACAAAAATTAACCAGCTTAACGGTACCATTAGTATTGATTCTCACCTTGGGAAAGGCACGCGACTCGATATTAAAGTTCCACTTACGCTTGCGATATTACCTACCCTAATGATTGTGGTTGGCAAACAAACGTTCGCGTTACCGTTAGGTGCGGTCAACGAAATTATCAATATGGACATCAAGAAAACCAATACGGTTGATGGCCAATTAACCATGATAGTTCGTTCTAAAGCGATACCACTGTTCTTCCTTGGAGAATGGTTGATCCGCGGACCTAAAAATATAATCAAAGAAAAAGGTCACGTCGTCGTGGTTCAAATAGGCACTCAGCAAGTTGGTTTTGTTGTTGATGCGCTAATAGGCCAAGAAGAAGTGGTGATAAAACCATTAGATGCCTTATTACAGGGAACGCCAGGTATGGCGGGAGCCACTATCACATCCGACGGTGGAATTGCACTCATCTTAGATGTTCCTAGCTTATTGAAGCGTTATGCTCGGAAGCCTTTAAAGTAA
- the cheY gene encoding chemotaxis response regulator CheY: protein MDKSMKILVVDDFSTMRRIIKNLLKDLGFANIQEADDGNTALPMLQQGDFDFVVTDWNMPGMQGIDLLRAIRADDKLKHLPVLMVTAEAKKEQIVAAAQAGVNGYVVKPFTAATLKEKLDKIFERLG, encoded by the coding sequence TTGGATAAAAGTATGAAAATTCTCGTGGTTGACGATTTTTCTACCATGAGACGTATCATAAAGAACCTGCTAAAAGATTTGGGTTTTGCCAATATCCAGGAAGCGGACGACGGTAACACCGCGCTGCCTATGCTACAACAAGGTGATTTTGACTTTGTTGTAACAGATTGGAATATGCCAGGTATGCAAGGTATCGACTTATTACGCGCTATACGTGCCGACGATAAGTTGAAGCACCTACCGGTTCTTATGGTGACAGCAGAAGCGAAGAAAGAACAAATCGTTGCCGCAGCGCAAGCTGGTGTAAACGGTTATGTTGTAAAACCTTTCACTGCCGCTACGTTGAAAGAGAAATTAGACAAAATCTTCGAACGTTTAGGTTGA
- a CDS encoding protein phosphatase CheZ produces the protein MSTNESVSITLEEAKKLVAYLEEGDNASANAVLEAVSMKESIELFAEVGKLTRQLHDSLNNFQIDERIKNLTVDDIPDAQTRLMYVIEETEKAANTTMDAVEECMPIAEVLSTRIEKIMPEWKKLMNRQLELGEFKVLCADLDELLEDGSKQSSKLTSLLTEVLMAQGYQDLTGQVIRRVIELVKEVEDSLVNMLTMFGEPEQSEQDKPSEAKVEKVNKIDGVEAEGPIIDADQRDDVVSGQDDVDDLLSSLGF, from the coding sequence ATGTCGACAAATGAAAGTGTCTCTATAACGCTCGAAGAAGCCAAAAAATTGGTAGCGTATCTTGAAGAGGGCGATAACGCATCAGCGAACGCCGTCTTAGAAGCCGTTTCGATGAAAGAGTCCATTGAGCTCTTTGCTGAAGTTGGTAAATTAACGCGTCAACTTCATGATTCGTTAAATAATTTCCAAATCGATGAACGTATTAAAAATTTAACCGTTGATGACATTCCTGATGCGCAGACGCGACTGATGTACGTTATCGAAGAGACGGAAAAAGCGGCCAATACCACTATGGATGCTGTTGAAGAGTGCATGCCAATTGCGGAAGTGCTTTCTACACGCATCGAAAAAATTATGCCGGAATGGAAAAAACTGATGAATCGTCAACTTGAGTTGGGTGAATTCAAAGTTTTATGCGCAGATTTAGACGAATTGCTAGAAGACGGATCGAAACAATCGTCTAAGCTTACATCATTGCTTACCGAAGTGTTAATGGCACAAGGTTATCAAGATCTTACCGGTCAAGTTATTCGCAGAGTGATTGAACTCGTAAAAGAAGTGGAAGATAGCTTAGTTAATATGCTGACGATGTTCGGTGAACCCGAACAGTCAGAGCAAGACAAGCCATCTGAAGCGAAAGTCGAAAAAGTTAACAAGATTGATGGTGTCGAAGCCGAAGGTCCAATTATTGATGCAGACCAACGCGATGATGTGGTATCTGGCCAAGATGACGTAGATGATCTTTTGTCTAGCTTAGGTTTTTAG
- a CDS encoding DUF2802 domain-containing protein: protein MDLQFIAPTINELILLVFVIALVIFAIWLTFKERKTHAALVELQELVTRRTDDMDTQIRDFGHQQNEAQTRSLVVTRHLQALQAKQNDFENQIREVKLQDPSLRLYQRAAELVKQGASIEEVMEACDIPRAEAEMLFMVHKQSPSQ from the coding sequence ATGGATCTGCAGTTTATTGCTCCAACAATTAACGAACTTATATTGCTTGTGTTTGTTATAGCACTGGTTATTTTTGCAATATGGTTGACGTTTAAAGAGCGAAAAACACATGCGGCGTTAGTTGAACTGCAAGAGCTTGTAACGCGCAGAACCGATGACATGGATACTCAAATCCGAGATTTTGGTCATCAACAAAATGAAGCGCAAACGAGAAGTTTAGTGGTGACGCGCCATCTGCAAGCCCTTCAAGCCAAGCAAAACGATTTCGAAAACCAAATCCGCGAAGTAAAACTTCAAGATCCCTCACTCCGGCTTTATCAGCGTGCCGCCGAGTTAGTAAAGCAAGGCGCTAGTATCGAAGAAGTGATGGAGGCCTGTGATATTCCCCGTGCCGAAGCAGAAATGTTGTTTATGGTGCACAAACAATCCCCTTCTCAATAA